From a region of the Palaeococcus ferrophilus DSM 13482 genome:
- a CDS encoding UDP-N-acetyl-D-mannosamine dehydrogenase: protein MEEKFRNRSARIAVIGLGYIGLPTAIMFASSGFEVTGYEIRKEVVEKLKNGNSHIVEPGIDELLQRALESGKLKPTSEPRDIEGRDVYIICVQTPLKEDKTPNLGYLESAVRTVAKAMKKGSLVIIESTVPPLTTVKMAKLIEEISGLRAGEDFYMVHAPERVMPGRIFKELVYNSRIFGGINERSAELAEMLYRSFVKGQTFKTNSTVSEVVKLMENTFRDVNIALANEFAYLAHQYGIDVFEAIELANTHPRVKIHTPGIGVGGHCLPKDPHLLVWPAKDDFGIIKLAREINDSMPLFTKDLLFDGLKTLGIPPEEAVVAVLGLAYKGDSDDTRNSPALAFVEAIEDDVGEVRTYDPFVGGSAESVEDALKGADAAVIATDHSEFKSLDWEELGRLMRNRILIDGRHVVEVPPRDFVFKGVGRGEY, encoded by the coding sequence ATGGAGGAGAAGTTCAGGAACCGGAGTGCCAGGATTGCTGTAATCGGCCTTGGGTACATAGGGCTTCCCACGGCGATAATGTTTGCGAGTTCCGGCTTTGAGGTCACGGGATACGAGATAAGGAAGGAGGTCGTTGAGAAGCTCAAAAACGGCAACTCCCACATCGTGGAGCCAGGAATTGATGAACTCCTGCAGCGCGCCCTCGAGAGCGGGAAACTTAAGCCAACATCTGAACCAAGGGATATAGAGGGGAGGGACGTTTACATAATCTGCGTGCAGACCCCGCTGAAGGAGGATAAGACTCCCAACCTTGGCTACCTTGAGAGCGCCGTTAGAACCGTCGCAAAGGCAATGAAAAAGGGCTCTCTCGTGATAATCGAGAGCACCGTTCCACCGCTCACCACGGTTAAGATGGCAAAGCTCATAGAGGAGATAAGTGGTTTGAGGGCGGGCGAGGACTTCTATATGGTTCACGCGCCCGAGAGGGTGATGCCGGGGAGGATCTTCAAGGAACTCGTCTACAACTCGCGCATATTCGGGGGGATAAACGAGAGGAGTGCAGAGCTTGCTGAGATGCTCTACCGCTCCTTTGTTAAGGGCCAAACCTTCAAGACGAACTCAACCGTCAGCGAGGTCGTGAAGCTCATGGAGAACACCTTCCGCGATGTCAACATCGCTTTAGCGAACGAGTTCGCCTACCTGGCCCACCAGTACGGTATAGACGTCTTCGAGGCGATTGAGCTGGCCAACACCCATCCAAGGGTGAAAATCCATACCCCGGGCATTGGGGTGGGCGGCCACTGCCTCCCCAAGGACCCGCACCTCCTCGTCTGGCCGGCAAAGGATGATTTCGGCATCATAAAGCTCGCAAGGGAGATAAACGACAGCATGCCCCTCTTCACCAAGGATTTACTCTTCGATGGCCTTAAAACCCTGGGTATTCCTCCGGAAGAGGCTGTCGTGGCCGTTTTGGGCCTGGCCTACAAGGGGGACAGCGACGACACGAGAAATTCCCCAGCTCTGGCCTTCGTGGAGGCCATAGAGGACGACGTGGGGGAGGTTAGAACCTACGACCCCTTCGTTGGTGGGAGCGCGGAGAGCGTTGAGGACGCTCTGAAGGGAGCGGATGCCGCTGTCATCGCCACAGACCATTCCGAGTTCAAATCGCTCGACTGGGAGGAACTGGGAAGGCTCATGAGGAACCGCATCCTCATCGATGGAAGGCACGTGGTGGAGGTTCCGCCAAGAGACTTCGTCTTCAAGGGTGTAGGGAGGGGTGAGTATTGA